A part of Amycolatopsis lurida genomic DNA contains:
- a CDS encoding MFS transporter, which produces MFRSLPFLRLWTGNTASGLATWALPFILGLAVLERSLSAVDLGIVLAARTAGFLVAVPVAGVLADRYSRRGVVLWAGLVAGLATPLIAVGMGRSVLVTAVAAAVVGVGQGACRPAFQALTAEVIAEDRRQQANAAMTLAVRVTTLVAPGLTALLSQFASTSALVIGTGVLWLGAALIPPPGSFVPAPATSRVRFFGEFADGLREARRHPWFLAGLGALTAVIATGYSATGVVLPLVSRDRYDTEAVLAAGLTAYTVGALVGAVVIARRRPKRQGWAALIGLGCYGFAPLSLLFPVHPAFVVAAYAVAGLGIELFNVPWFTATQREVEPGKLARVSSLDFLFSYGLAPAGLALIAPAIDLFGAAPVLATCAVVCFAAPAAAALVPSSRDFRTAAPIKSV; this is translated from the coding sequence GTGTTCCGCAGCCTGCCCTTCCTCCGGCTCTGGACCGGGAACACCGCCTCCGGGCTGGCGACCTGGGCCCTGCCGTTCATCCTCGGGCTCGCGGTGCTGGAACGGTCGCTTTCGGCAGTGGACCTCGGCATCGTGCTCGCCGCGCGGACCGCGGGGTTCCTCGTGGCCGTACCGGTGGCGGGCGTACTGGCCGACCGGTACTCACGGCGCGGGGTCGTGCTCTGGGCGGGTCTCGTCGCCGGCCTCGCCACTCCCCTGATCGCCGTCGGAATGGGCCGATCGGTTCTGGTGACGGCCGTCGCGGCCGCCGTCGTCGGCGTCGGGCAGGGCGCGTGCCGTCCGGCGTTCCAGGCGCTGACCGCCGAAGTGATCGCCGAAGATCGCCGCCAGCAGGCCAACGCCGCGATGACGCTCGCCGTGCGGGTCACGACCTTGGTCGCGCCCGGGCTCACCGCCTTGCTCTCGCAGTTCGCCTCGACGTCGGCCCTGGTGATCGGGACCGGCGTGCTGTGGCTCGGCGCGGCGCTGATCCCGCCGCCAGGCTCTTTCGTGCCCGCCCCGGCCACGTCCAGGGTCCGCTTCTTCGGCGAATTCGCCGACGGCCTCCGTGAGGCCCGCCGTCACCCGTGGTTCCTGGCCGGGCTCGGCGCACTGACCGCCGTGATCGCGACCGGCTATTCCGCCACCGGCGTGGTGCTGCCCTTGGTCAGCCGCGACCGCTACGACACCGAAGCGGTCCTGGCCGCCGGGCTCACCGCGTACACGGTCGGCGCCCTCGTGGGCGCGGTCGTCATCGCGCGCCGGCGGCCGAAACGGCAGGGTTGGGCGGCGCTCATCGGGCTCGGCTGCTACGGCTTCGCCCCACTGAGCCTGCTGTTCCCGGTGCATCCCGCTTTCGTCGTCGCCGCCTACGCCGTCGCGGGGCTGGGCATCGAACTGTTCAACGTCCCGTGGTTCACCGCGACCCAGCGGGAGGTCGAGCCGGGGAAGCTCGCGCGGGTGTCCTCTTTGGACTTCCTGTTCTCCTATGGCCTGGCGCCCGCCGGGCTCGCGCTCATCGCCCCCGCGATCGACCTGTTCGGGGCGGCACCGGTGCTGGCGACATGCGCGGTCGTCTGCTTCGCCGCACCGGCGGCCGCTGCTCTGGTTCCCTCTTCGCGGGATTTCCGGACCGCCGCACCGATCAAGAGTGTCTAG
- a CDS encoding carbohydrate ABC transporter permease gives MSSPRSSSVLDWPATTSSRARRPVASAAGRRRTRLRRKLKENLTAYGLLCAALVVFALFSWYPIVRGVLLSFQQVDFVNPPTWVGFDNFSRLFEDPLFGVAWRNTLLFTVLALVFGFVVPFATAVLLNELRHAKAFFRLAVYLPVMLPPVVTALMWKWFYDPGAGLFNSALGAVGLPGGPWLDSSDTSMLSLVFVSTWANMGSTTLIYLAALGTIPGELYEAAELDGAGLWKRLIHVTLPQTRFVLLVLLLLQVVATMQVFTEPYVMTGGGPDDSTVTVLLLLYRYAFVYNDFGSASALSLLLFAALGVFSALYVRLTRKADQS, from the coding sequence GTGTCCTCGCCCAGGTCAAGTAGCGTCCTCGACTGGCCCGCGACGACGTCGTCGCGGGCCCGTCGCCCGGTCGCTTCGGCCGCCGGACGCCGCCGGACCCGGTTGCGCCGCAAGCTCAAGGAGAATCTCACCGCGTACGGCCTGTTGTGCGCCGCGCTCGTGGTGTTCGCGCTGTTCTCCTGGTATCCGATCGTGCGCGGGGTACTGCTGAGCTTTCAGCAGGTCGACTTCGTCAACCCGCCGACGTGGGTCGGTTTCGACAACTTCAGCCGCCTGTTCGAAGACCCGCTGTTCGGCGTCGCCTGGCGTAACACGCTGTTGTTCACCGTGCTCGCCCTGGTCTTCGGGTTCGTGGTGCCGTTCGCGACCGCGGTGCTGCTCAACGAGCTACGCCACGCCAAGGCGTTCTTCCGGCTCGCGGTCTACCTGCCGGTGATGCTGCCGCCGGTGGTCACCGCACTGATGTGGAAATGGTTCTACGACCCGGGCGCCGGTCTGTTCAACTCCGCGCTCGGCGCCGTGGGCCTGCCCGGCGGCCCATGGCTCGATTCGAGCGACACGTCGATGCTGTCGCTGGTGTTCGTGTCGACGTGGGCGAACATGGGCAGCACCACGCTGATCTACCTCGCCGCGCTCGGCACCATCCCCGGTGAGCTCTACGAGGCGGCGGAACTGGACGGCGCCGGACTGTGGAAACGCCTGATCCACGTCACGCTGCCGCAGACCCGGTTCGTGTTGCTGGTGCTGCTGTTGCTGCAGGTCGTCGCGACCATGCAGGTGTTCACCGAGCCGTACGTGATGACCGGCGGCGGCCCGGACGACTCGACCGTCACCGTGCTCCTGCTGCTGTACCGCTACGCCTTCGTCTACAACGACTTCGGCTCGGCCAGCGCGTTGAGCCTGCTGCTGTTCGCCGCGCTCGGGGTGTTCTCCGCGTTGTACGTGCGCCTGACCCGGAAGGCGGATCAGTCATGA
- a CDS encoding LacI family DNA-binding transcriptional regulator, producing the protein MTRRLAEVARKVGVSEATVSRVLNGRSGVSASTRAAVLTALDVMGYERPTQLRGDRARLVGLVLPELQNPIFPALAEIMGNALAQQGFTPVLCTRTAGGVSEAEYVELLLQQQVSGVVFAGGLYAQADAVHSHYHHLAERRLPTVLINAAVDHLGLPQISCDDAVAVEQVVGHLSSLGHEKIGLVLGPNDHVPSQRKLEAFRSYAAKLGLPVLDELVEHGMFSIEGGHAAAARLYPRGATAVLCASDLLALGAIRAARRQGLSVPEDISVVGYDDSALMNCTDPPLTTTRQPIEAMGRAVVELLVKRINGGEVAAEELLFAPELVVRGSTARRN; encoded by the coding sequence ATGACGCGTCGTCTTGCCGAAGTCGCCCGCAAGGTCGGGGTCAGTGAAGCCACGGTCAGCCGGGTGCTCAACGGCCGGTCCGGGGTCTCCGCCAGCACCCGGGCCGCCGTCCTCACCGCACTGGACGTGATGGGGTACGAACGGCCGACCCAGCTGCGCGGGGATCGAGCCCGCCTGGTCGGACTGGTCCTTCCCGAACTCCAGAACCCCATCTTCCCGGCGCTGGCCGAAATCATGGGCAACGCACTCGCCCAGCAGGGGTTCACCCCGGTCCTGTGCACCCGCACCGCGGGCGGCGTCTCCGAAGCGGAGTACGTCGAACTGCTGTTGCAACAGCAGGTTTCCGGTGTCGTGTTCGCCGGCGGGCTCTACGCCCAGGCCGACGCGGTGCACTCCCACTACCACCATCTCGCCGAGCGCCGCCTGCCGACGGTGCTGATCAACGCCGCCGTCGACCACCTCGGGCTGCCGCAGATCTCGTGCGACGACGCGGTCGCCGTCGAGCAGGTCGTCGGGCACCTGAGCTCACTCGGCCACGAGAAGATCGGCCTCGTCCTCGGCCCGAACGACCACGTGCCGTCGCAGCGCAAACTCGAGGCCTTCCGCTCCTACGCGGCGAAACTCGGGCTCCCGGTCTTGGACGAGCTCGTCGAACACGGCATGTTCTCCATCGAAGGCGGGCATGCGGCCGCGGCCAGGCTGTACCCGCGCGGCGCGACGGCCGTTCTGTGTGCGAGCGACCTCCTGGCACTGGGCGCGATCCGCGCGGCCCGGAGGCAGGGTCTGTCGGTCCCCGAAGACATCTCAGTGGTCGGCTACGACGATTCGGCCCTGATGAACTGCACCGATCCGCCACTGACCACGACCCGCCAGCCGATCGAGGCGATGGGCCGCGCCGTGGTGGAATTGCTGGTCAAGCGCATAAACGGCGGGGAGGTCGCGGCCGAGGAACTGCTGTTCGCCCCCGAACTCGTCGTCCGCGGCTCCACCGCCCGCCGCAATTAG
- a CDS encoding glycoside hydrolase family 13 protein, with amino-acid sequence MTALGQSAGWWRSAAIYQVYIRSFADGNGDGVGDLAGVRARLDYLAELGIDAIWFTPWYPSPMDDGGYDVADFRDIDPLFGTLAEAEDLIAAAHAKGIRVIIDIVPNHCSDEHRWFADALAAEPGSPERQRFWFRPGRGPDGSEPPNNWQSRFGGSAWTRVPDGEWYLHLYSSRQPDFNWDNQDIRADFEDVLRFWFDRGVDGFRIDVADGLVKDPRLPDVDPGDETPFSDQEGLHEIYRSWRKIADSYPGDRVMVGEMWLPAMSRAARYLRRDELHAAFNFDFLVCPWDSTRFRGVIERTLAAHEEVGAPAAWVLSNHDVTRHVTRYGREGDTGFAFADRLHGTPVDRELGTRRARAAALLTMALPGGLYVYQGEELGLWEIEDIPDGLRQDPVWARTNGADPGRDGCRVPLPWSGDAPPFGFGTGGTWLPQPAEWRSSTVEVQAAEPASMLRLYRSGLRLRTELPALGPGELEWLALGDGVLAFTREPGFTFVLNFSDKPVALPPHREVLMASGPVEGELPTDTAVWLRT; translated from the coding sequence GTGACCGCATTGGGGCAGTCCGCCGGATGGTGGCGGAGCGCGGCGATCTACCAGGTCTACATCCGCAGTTTCGCCGATGGGAACGGCGACGGCGTCGGCGATCTCGCCGGGGTCCGCGCGCGGCTGGACTATCTTGCCGAGCTGGGGATCGACGCGATCTGGTTCACCCCGTGGTATCCGTCGCCGATGGACGACGGCGGCTACGACGTCGCCGACTTCCGGGACATCGACCCGCTCTTCGGCACCCTCGCCGAAGCGGAGGACCTGATCGCCGCGGCCCACGCCAAAGGGATCCGCGTGATCATCGACATCGTGCCGAACCACTGCTCCGACGAGCACCGCTGGTTCGCCGACGCACTCGCGGCGGAGCCGGGATCACCGGAACGGCAACGGTTCTGGTTCCGGCCGGGTCGCGGACCGGACGGCTCCGAGCCGCCGAACAACTGGCAGTCGCGCTTCGGCGGCTCCGCGTGGACCCGGGTTCCGGACGGCGAGTGGTACCTGCATCTCTACAGCTCGCGCCAGCCGGACTTCAACTGGGACAACCAGGACATCCGGGCCGATTTCGAGGACGTGCTGCGGTTCTGGTTCGACCGCGGGGTCGACGGCTTCCGCATCGACGTCGCCGACGGGCTGGTGAAGGACCCGCGCCTGCCCGACGTCGATCCCGGCGACGAGACGCCGTTCTCCGATCAGGAGGGGCTGCACGAGATCTACCGGTCGTGGCGCAAGATCGCCGACAGCTACCCGGGCGACCGGGTGATGGTCGGCGAGATGTGGCTGCCGGCCATGTCGCGGGCCGCGCGGTACCTGCGCCGCGACGAACTGCATGCGGCGTTCAACTTCGATTTCCTGGTGTGCCCGTGGGATTCCACCCGCTTCCGGGGCGTGATCGAGCGGACGCTGGCGGCGCACGAGGAGGTCGGCGCGCCCGCGGCCTGGGTGCTCTCGAACCACGACGTCACCCGGCATGTGACCCGGTACGGCCGCGAAGGCGACACCGGCTTCGCGTTCGCCGACCGGCTGCACGGAACCCCGGTGGACCGCGAACTCGGGACCCGGCGGGCGCGGGCGGCGGCGTTGCTGACCATGGCACTGCCCGGTGGTCTGTACGTCTATCAGGGGGAGGAGCTCGGCCTGTGGGAGATCGAGGACATCCCGGACGGGCTGCGCCAGGATCCGGTGTGGGCCCGCACGAACGGCGCCGATCCCGGCCGTGACGGCTGCCGCGTCCCGCTCCCCTGGTCCGGTGACGCGCCGCCGTTCGGTTTCGGCACCGGCGGGACGTGGCTGCCCCAGCCTGCGGAATGGCGCTCCAGCACGGTGGAGGTGCAGGCGGCCGAACCGGCGTCGATGCTCCGGCTCTACCGCTCCGGTCTGCGCCTGCGGACCGAACTTCCCGCGCTCGGCCCCGGCGAGCTGGAATGGCTGGCACTGGGCGACGGCGTGCTGGCGTTCACCCGGGAGCCGGGTTTCACCTTCGTGCTGAACTTCTCGGACAAGCCGGTGGCGTTGCCGCCGCACCGCGAAGTGCTCATGGCCAGCGGTCCCGTCGAGGGTGAACTCCCGACGGACACGGCGGTGTGGCTGCGCACCTGA
- a CDS encoding organic hydroperoxide resistance protein: MSETTYTAVATSTAEGRNGGRATSDDGVLDVGLAVPKAFGGSGDGTNPEQLFAAGWASCFVGAVRRVAGVKKVKLEDLAVVAEVTLHHDTEAGEFHLSAALHLEATGIDQATADELVQGAHQVCPYSKATRGNVEVTLDATVA, from the coding sequence ATGTCTGAAACCACGTACACCGCCGTCGCCACTTCGACCGCGGAAGGCCGCAACGGCGGCCGGGCGACCTCCGACGACGGAGTGCTCGACGTCGGCCTCGCCGTCCCCAAGGCCTTCGGCGGCTCCGGCGACGGCACGAACCCCGAGCAGCTGTTCGCCGCGGGCTGGGCGTCGTGCTTCGTCGGCGCCGTCCGCCGCGTCGCGGGCGTCAAGAAGGTGAAGCTGGAGGACCTCGCCGTCGTCGCCGAGGTGACGCTGCATCACGACACCGAAGCGGGCGAATTCCACCTGAGCGCCGCACTGCACCTGGAGGCCACCGGCATCGATCAGGCCACCGCCGACGAGCTGGTCCAGGGCGCGCACCAGGTATGCCCGTACTCCAAGGCGACGCGGGGGAACGTGGAGGTCACCCTCGACGCGACGGTCGCCTGA
- a CDS encoding BTAD domain-containing putative transcriptional regulator, with translation MSSLPQEARYRFTVLGPPGFTSGGTRLDLGSPQQQAVLMLLLANAGSFVRTGELIDGLWGERAPATGEAVIRTYISRLRRLLSLQGLGSAIVSRSGGYRLDPDRFEVDAVEFAGLIESARQAHNVDTAAKLLERALGLWTGTALAGVPGEAAEQERSRLERLKLTATQELLRLRLELGEHDEVMAEVPVLIERNRLEEPLYEIYLLALHRGGRRAEALELYRSIHELFDEELGVRPGPKLRALHEKVLRAEDDPAPRLRDPAPLFVGRERERAEFRRLLTRDPANGAEVLFLTGPPGIGKSTLLRKFAGDAAAMGKPVRLFDGLDDPAGVLRRLPEDATVVIACRTGPDAKLLVDPVWSGRIRIRKLEALSENESLALLEARGVGAVLRKSIVDFAAGNPFALSLAAEVSRSPRSDAERYVVDTVYAHLAGDPPTEAHRWALYVCAQAEHTTEDLLRSVLPGGRSSELFDWLRDHPCVETATHGLVLGGVLREVLDRHLRWRDPAGRARMRGRIGRVTARR, from the coding sequence ATGTCCAGCCTTCCGCAGGAAGCCCGGTACCGCTTCACCGTGCTCGGCCCGCCCGGTTTCACCAGCGGCGGTACCCGCCTCGACCTCGGCTCGCCGCAGCAGCAGGCGGTCTTGATGCTGTTGCTGGCCAACGCGGGCAGCTTCGTCCGCACCGGTGAGCTGATCGACGGGCTCTGGGGCGAGCGGGCGCCGGCCACCGGCGAGGCGGTCATCCGCACCTACATCTCCCGCCTCCGGCGGCTGCTCTCCTTGCAGGGTCTTGGCTCGGCGATCGTTTCGCGGTCCGGCGGCTACCGGCTGGACCCCGATCGTTTCGAGGTGGACGCCGTCGAATTCGCCGGGCTGATCGAGAGTGCTCGGCAGGCGCACAACGTGGACACGGCGGCGAAGCTGCTGGAACGCGCGCTCGGCCTCTGGACCGGAACGGCGCTGGCCGGCGTCCCCGGCGAAGCGGCCGAACAGGAGCGCTCGCGCCTGGAGCGACTGAAACTGACCGCGACCCAGGAGTTGCTCCGGCTGCGCCTCGAACTCGGGGAACACGACGAGGTGATGGCCGAAGTACCCGTGCTGATCGAGCGGAACCGGCTCGAGGAGCCGCTGTACGAGATCTATCTTCTCGCCCTTCATCGCGGCGGGCGCCGGGCCGAGGCGCTCGAACTCTACCGCTCGATCCACGAACTGTTCGACGAAGAACTCGGAGTCCGGCCGGGGCCGAAACTGCGGGCGCTGCACGAGAAGGTGCTACGCGCCGAGGACGATCCGGCGCCCAGGCTCCGCGACCCGGCGCCGCTGTTCGTCGGCCGCGAGCGCGAACGCGCGGAATTCCGGCGGCTGCTCACGAGAGATCCGGCCAACGGTGCCGAGGTCCTCTTCCTCACCGGACCGCCCGGCATCGGGAAGTCGACCTTGCTGCGGAAGTTCGCCGGCGACGCGGCGGCCATGGGCAAACCCGTGCGGCTGTTCGACGGGCTCGACGACCCGGCGGGTGTCCTGCGCCGCCTGCCCGAAGACGCCACGGTCGTGATCGCCTGCCGGACGGGGCCGGACGCCAAGCTGCTGGTCGATCCGGTGTGGTCCGGGAGGATCCGGATCCGGAAGCTCGAAGCCTTGAGCGAGAACGAGTCCTTGGCGCTGCTCGAAGCACGGGGTGTCGGCGCGGTCCTGCGGAAGTCCATTGTGGACTTCGCGGCGGGCAACCCGTTCGCGCTCTCGTTGGCCGCCGAGGTGAGCAGGTCACCGCGGTCCGACGCGGAGCGCTACGTGGTGGACACCGTTTACGCGCATCTGGCCGGTGATCCGCCGACGGAGGCACACCGGTGGGCGTTGTACGTGTGCGCGCAAGCGGAGCACACCACCGAAGACCTCCTCCGGTCGGTGCTGCCGGGAGGACGATCGTCGGAGCTGTTCGACTGGCTCCGCGACCACCCCTGCGTCGAGACCGCCACCCACGGCCTCGTCCTCGGCGGTGTGCTCCGCGAGGTGCTCGACAGGCACCTCCGGTGGCGTGACCCGGCGGGCCGCGCACGGATGCGCGGCCGGATCGGCCGGGTCACGGCCCGTCGGTGA
- a CDS encoding ABC transporter substrate-binding protein, translating to MSSTWSPTVRRRMFCLLLAGGLTLGVAACGSGSGEGAGGKVKITVTGQPPTSQPFERGVFDADVKEFEESHPDIDIEPHEGFMDPKTFSAKLAGGQLEDVYYVYFTDPAQIIARRQAADITEAAKGLKNFGDIKPELLDNFRDADGKLYGLPTMNYSMGLVYSRPLFQKAGLDPNKPPQTWDQVREAAKKIAALGNGTVGYADYSKNNQGGWHLTAWLYSMGSEVARKDGDNWVAAFDNDKAKAALNQLRAMRWEDDTMGSKQLLEAQDVQRMMGAGQLGMYMAAPDNVPVLVKQFNGKYEDYGVAGMPGGQGTLLGGEGYMINPKASPEKIKAGLEWVRWKYLNPERFEKHVQQYVDGKQPVGLPAEPTPDVWQGAIRDQQLAIKAKHANVPAENYQSYVDSSSRIKGSIEPPNAQQVYAILDSVMQAVLTDRNADIDQQLSSAVSKVNSVLAQVK from the coding sequence ATGAGCAGCACTTGGTCCCCCACCGTGCGCCGCCGGATGTTCTGCCTGCTCCTCGCGGGTGGACTCACCCTGGGGGTGGCCGCCTGCGGTTCCGGTTCCGGTGAAGGCGCGGGAGGCAAGGTCAAGATCACCGTGACCGGCCAGCCCCCGACGAGTCAGCCGTTCGAGCGCGGCGTGTTCGACGCAGACGTCAAGGAGTTCGAGGAGTCCCACCCGGACATCGACATCGAGCCCCACGAAGGGTTCATGGATCCGAAGACGTTCTCCGCCAAGCTCGCCGGCGGCCAGCTCGAAGACGTCTACTACGTCTACTTCACCGACCCTGCGCAGATCATCGCGCGCCGCCAGGCCGCCGACATCACCGAAGCGGCCAAGGGCCTGAAGAACTTCGGCGACATCAAACCGGAATTACTGGACAACTTCCGGGATGCCGACGGCAAGCTCTACGGCCTGCCGACGATGAACTACAGCATGGGCCTGGTCTACAGCCGCCCGCTGTTCCAGAAGGCCGGGCTGGACCCGAACAAGCCGCCGCAGACCTGGGACCAGGTCCGCGAAGCCGCGAAGAAGATCGCCGCGCTGGGCAACGGCACGGTCGGGTACGCCGACTACAGCAAGAACAACCAGGGCGGCTGGCACCTGACCGCCTGGCTCTACTCGATGGGCAGTGAGGTCGCCCGCAAGGACGGCGACAACTGGGTCGCCGCGTTCGACAACGACAAGGCCAAGGCCGCCCTGAACCAGCTGCGCGCCATGCGGTGGGAAGACGACACCATGGGCAGCAAGCAACTCCTTGAAGCACAGGACGTCCAACGCATGATGGGCGCCGGCCAGCTCGGCATGTACATGGCGGCCCCGGACAACGTCCCGGTGCTGGTCAAGCAGTTCAACGGCAAGTACGAGGACTACGGCGTCGCCGGGATGCCGGGCGGGCAGGGCACGCTGCTCGGCGGCGAGGGCTACATGATCAACCCCAAGGCCTCGCCGGAGAAGATCAAGGCCGGCCTGGAATGGGTCCGCTGGAAGTACCTCAACCCGGAGCGCTTCGAGAAGCACGTCCAGCAGTACGTCGACGGCAAACAGCCGGTGGGGCTTCCCGCCGAGCCGACCCCGGACGTCTGGCAGGGCGCGATCCGTGACCAGCAGCTCGCGATCAAGGCCAAGCACGCCAACGTTCCCGCCGAGAACTACCAGTCCTATGTGGACTCAAGCTCGCGGATCAAGGGCAGTATCGAACCGCCGAACGCGCAGCAGGTCTACGCCATTCTCGACAGTGTGATGCAGGCGGTGCTCACCGATCGGAACGCGGATATCGATCAGCAGCTGTCGTCGGCCGTGTCGAAGGTCAACAGTGTCCTCGCCCAGGTCAAGTAG
- a CDS encoding carbohydrate ABC transporter permease: MRTLVSPSTLRSPGGKIGYAVIFGCTLLLFVIAFLFPLYWAVTGAMKSPQELAQTPATFIPDEWHPGTFADAWDQLSLGKYFLNTVVVAGGAWLAQLAIDVPAAFALSKLRPKFGNVVLGLMLVTLMLPAAALLVPTYVTITDLPLLNVNLINSPTAVWLPAAANAFNIYLLKRFFDQIPDELIEAARLDGAGPVRTLWRIILPISRPILAVVSILAVVAAWKDFIWPLLVFPDTEKQTLSVMLQRVAIDMPLNVLVAGMVLASLPMVALFLAFQRHILAGLTAGSVKG, translated from the coding sequence ATGAGGACGCTCGTCTCCCCCAGCACGCTCCGCAGTCCCGGCGGCAAGATCGGGTATGCCGTGATCTTCGGCTGCACCCTGCTCCTGTTCGTCATCGCGTTCCTGTTCCCGCTGTACTGGGCGGTGACCGGCGCGATGAAGTCACCGCAGGAACTGGCGCAGACCCCGGCGACGTTCATCCCGGACGAATGGCATCCGGGGACCTTCGCCGACGCGTGGGACCAGCTGAGTCTCGGCAAGTACTTCCTCAACACCGTCGTCGTGGCGGGCGGCGCCTGGCTGGCCCAGCTGGCCATCGACGTCCCCGCGGCGTTCGCGTTGTCGAAGCTGAGGCCGAAGTTCGGCAACGTCGTGCTCGGGCTGATGCTCGTGACGTTGATGCTCCCGGCGGCGGCGCTGCTGGTGCCCACCTACGTGACGATCACCGACCTGCCGCTGCTGAACGTCAATCTGATCAACTCGCCGACGGCGGTCTGGCTGCCCGCCGCGGCGAACGCGTTCAACATCTACCTGCTGAAACGGTTCTTCGACCAGATCCCGGACGAGCTGATCGAGGCCGCGCGGCTCGACGGCGCGGGACCGGTGCGCACGCTGTGGCGCATCATCCTGCCGATCTCCCGGCCGATCCTCGCCGTGGTCTCGATCCTCGCGGTGGTGGCCGCGTGGAAGGACTTCATCTGGCCGCTGCTGGTGTTCCCGGACACCGAGAAGCAGACGCTGTCGGTGATGCTGCAGCGGGTGGCCATCGACATGCCGCTGAACGTGCTCGTCGCGGGCATGGTGCTGGCCAGTCTGCCGATGGTGGCGCTGTTCCTGGCCTTCCAGCGGCACATTCTCGCCGGGCTCACGGCCGGCAGCGTCAAAGGCTGA